From the genome of Leptotrichia sp. HSP-342:
AATTTTAATATCTTTTTGAATGATGGATATAGCTTAAAATTAAGGAAAAAGAATGAATGCTTATTATTTTTGCAAGTATGCCGTGAGAAGAGGGAGGAGCTGTATCAGAAAATTTTAAGTATGATACCTGCAGATATGACAGTTATTTCAATTATTGAAAAAGAGCTTGATAATTTTAAACGTTAAAAATAATACTATGAAAGGGGAAATAAGAATGGGTTTATGGAATCTTTTTAAGAAAAAGAAAAAAGTGCAGTCAGGTGTCTGTTTTTCAAATGAAAAATCCTCTATAGAGCTTGTAAAAAGTTTTTTAGAAACTTATGCAGATGAAATTAGCAGAGTTTCAACAGAAGATGGGAATAAATTGACTGAAAAAACGAGGAAATTTTATTTTGAGCTAAATGATGGAAGAAAAATAACGGTAGTCGTAAATCCAGATAGAAATTTTCTCTTAAAAGAAAAAATAGGAATAGAAATCTTTTTAGAAAAACTGAATTTAGAAAGTTTTAGAAATCTAAGTGAAGAAGAGCTTACTAAATATAACAAACTATTTGTAACTGTAGAGGCTGTTGATAAGGAAGAAATGAAAGATGAAGAAAAATTATTGGCTAAAACCGTAAATTTTCTAGGAAAATTTCATAAATTTATTATACAAAAGAGATTGAATCATTATCACTTTGGCAATAGAAAGATGGTTCAAAATCCTGAAAAATGGGAAGTTTCAGATTTTATTCCGCCACTTTCAGAAAAAATGTTCACTGAATATAATTTAGAAATAACAAACAATGATATTGAAAGAAAGAATAAAAATATAGACAGAATAAAACAGAACAGTTTTCCGTATAATGAAAATATGGAAGTAAACATATCAGAAACAAATGTGCAGATATGTAAAAAGTGGGATATCATAAGAAGAATAGTGGCAATAGTGATGATACGTCTTGCCGCTGAAACTTATCTTGAAAAAAAAGAAAATGGACAAAAAGAATTAAAAGCAATTATTGATATTTTTGAAAAAAAATACGAGTTTAAGCAAATTTTATCAGAGCGTGAAAAAAATTATCTGGAAAATCCATCAGATGACAAGGAATTAAACTTGGAATTTTATTTTATGTTAGAAACTGCAAAAATGCTGTTATGGGTATTATCGCTTATTGATATTGAATTTGAAGATTTTAATACATTTTGTGATGTTTCTATGTTTATAGATGGATTAAAATACGAAAAACTAAAATCTTTTGCAAGAAAGTGTGAGATACGCTCAAAAAATAAGATTTTAGATATGCTAGACTATACATATAGGTTAAACTGGGCAAATGTTGAGATAAAACTAGAAGGGTATGATAGAATTGTAAATGAGAGTATTGTGTATTTTAGCAGGCTTGCTTTGGAATGGGTAGTTCAAGATGGAAAAAATATGGAAGAAATTATAATCCACACATAAATTTATAATGTTGGTTAAAAATTTTTATTTATAATTTTTTTATTTTTATAAAAACCTAAAAATAGTTAATAATCAAACTAATTAATTTTAAATAAAAATTTAGACTATTAAACAGATTTAATTAAAAAAAGGGGCGTATAATAAAATAATTTGAAAAATTAATTGACAATAGATTTCAAAAATGATAATATTAAAACATAGAATTTAAAAGAAATTTTTGTAATTATAATGTGTAGAAGGAGAAAATTTAAGATGAAGAAAATCGCAATCTTAACAAGTGGAGGAGATTCACAGGGGATGAATACAGCGATAAGAGCTGTCACTAAAGCTGCTATAAACAAAGGAATGGAAGTTTATGGTATAAGAAGAGGATACAAAGGAATGCTTGAAGATCAGATTTTTCCATTGACATTGTTAGATGTAAGCGGAATTGCTGATAAAGGAGGAACAATTTTATTATCAGCAAGATTGCCAGAATTTAAGGATCCTGAAGTTAGAGCAAAAGCGGCGGCTAATTTAAAAAAATATGGAATTGACGGATTAGTTGTAATCGGTGGAGATGGATCATTTCATGGAGCACACTATTTGTATGAGGAACATGGTATTAAAACAATTGGAATACCTGGAACAATTGATAATGACGTAGCGGGAACTGACTATACAGTTGGTTATGATACAGCATTAAATATAATTTTAGATGCTATTTCTAAATTAAAAGATACAGCAACTTCACACGAAAGAACATACTTAGTTGAAGTAATGGGAAGAAACTGTGGAGATTTAGCTCTTTATTCTGCAATAGCAGGAGGAGCAAGTGGAGTAATGATCCCAGAAGCTCAAAGTTCTATCGATAAAATAGCCGAAGTAATCAAAAAAAGACGTGCAGAAGGTAAATTGTACGATATAATCGTAGTTGCAGAAGGTGTTGGAAATATTATGGATATTAAGAATGAATTAGCTAAAAAAGTTGATACAAATATAAGAGTTACAATCTTAGGACATATTCAAAGAGGTGGAGCACCAACAGCATTTGACAGAATATTAGCAACAAGATTAGGAGTAAGAGCGGTTGAGCTTATCGAAGAAGGAAAAGGTGGATTAATGGTTGGAATTCAAAGTGAAGAGGTAACAACTCATAAATTATCTTACGCTTGGGAAAACTATTCTAAAGCATCTGCTTCTGATTATGCAATAGCAAATATGTTATCATTATAATTGTTAAAATCTTTTTTAGGTTTAACAGTTTAAAAAAATAAATGAATATTTCTTACGGAAGTAAGAGTTCATTGATAAAATAATACAATGAAATTTTAAATATCAAATTTTAGGAGGAAAAATGAAAATTAAAATGACTAAAGTTGTTTGTACCATTGGTCCAAAAACTGAAAGTGTTGAAATGTTGACAAAATTAGTAGAAAGCGGAATGAACGTAATGAGATTAAACTTTTCTCATGGTGATTTTGAAGAACATGGAGCAAGAATTAAAAATATTAGAGAAGTAATGAAAAAAACAGGTAAGGAAATAGGAATTTTATTAGATACTAAAGGGCCTGAAATCAGAACTGGAAAATTAGAAGGTGGAAAAGACGTATTATTAGAAACTGGTAAAAAAGTAACTATTACTACTGACTACTCTTTCGTTGGAAATGCTGAAAAATTTGCAGTTTCTTATCCTGGAATTGTTGATGACTTGTATGAAGGAACAACAGTATTATTAGATGACGGTTTAGTTGGATTAAAAGTTGAAAGTGTTGATAAAGCAGCTGGAGAAGTTCATTGTGTTATTACAAATACTGGAGAATTAGGAGAAACTAAAGGTGTAAACTTGCCGGATGTTTCAGTTGGATTGCCAGCATTAGCTGAAAAAGATATTGCTGACTTGAAATTTGGTTGTGAACAAGGTGTTGACTTTGTAGCAGCTTCATTCATAAGAAAAGCATCTGACGTTGCTGAAGTAAGAAAAGTCTTAGATGACAATGGTGGAAAAAATATTCAAATTATTTCAAAAATTGAAAGCCAAGAAGGTGTTGATAACTTTGATGAAATCTTGGAATTAAGTGATGCAATCATGGTTGCCAGAGGAGATTTAGGAGTAGAAGTACCTGCTGAAGAAGTTCCATTTATGCAAAAAATGATGATTAGAAAATGTAACAAAGTTGGAAAACCAGTTATTACAGCAACACAAATGTTAGATTCAATGATCAGAAACCCACGTCCTACAAGAGCGGAAGCAGGAGATGTTGCTAACGCTATTTTGGATGGTACAGATGCAGTTATGCTATCAGGAGAATCTGCAAAAGGTAAATATCCGGTAGAAGCTGTTAAAATGATGGCTACTATTTCAAAAAGAACAGATGAATTCAAGAAATTTAAAACAGTTGAAACTCCAGATGGATCAGAAATTTCTGTTACAGAAGCAATTTCAAGTGGTGCAGTAAGTACTTCTCATGCATTAGATGCTAAATTAATTGTATGTTGGACAAAAACTGGTAGAGCGCCAAGAATGATTAGAAAATATGGACCAACTGTACCAATTATCGCTTTAACTGACAACGAACAAACTGCAAGACAGTTGGCATTAGTGAGAGGAGTTAGAGCTTACGTAGCAAAAGGATTAGATAAAACAGATGATTTCTTCACAAAAGCAAGAGAAATTGCAGCTAACCATGAAGAAGCTAACAAAGGTGATTTAGTAGTAATGGTAACTGGAATTTCTAAAGAAGGAACAACTAATACATTCAGAGTAGAAAGAGTTGGAGAATAATTAAAAATCTGATTATTTAACCGCATCACACACAACAAGTAATTATAAATATTTTATGAGGGAAACGGTCTTATGCCTTTTCCCTTTATTTGTATACGATAAAATAATGTTGTTAAAAAGTTTGATATGGCAGGGAAATTAACTTGAACGTGGGCTGGAAGAGGAAAATGATTTTCCAAAACGTGCAATATATAATGAGAAGGTGAGATAAGATGAGAATTATAAAAACTATACTATATTTGATAATATTTCAAATATTAACTTTTTCTAAAACTAGAGAGACATTACGCACTACAGTGTTTTATAATTACTATCCAGTTATTAATCAAGAAATAAAATCGGGACTTGAAATTCAAAGACTGAAAGGCTATTGTTTAACACATAAAAATACTGATCATATATGTAAAGGATTTATATTTATACCTAAATATTATGAATTTGAATCAGAAGATGAATACGAACCTGAAAGATTAAAAGTGGATGCTATAAAAAAAATAAATATTAATCTGTCAACTTTTAAAGCAATGTCATATGGCGATGTTGATTTTAAAGAAAATTATCCCAAATTCAATAAGATAGATTCGATAACATTAAAAGATTACAGGATACAAGAAAGTATAAATAAGATAAAAAAAATGTTAGTGGTTTATGATGCGATTGATGACACAAGACAATTTAGAAATATGATAGTAGATTGTTGTTATACCATTCCAGTTATCGAAAAAAATTATGACGATTTTGGAAGAAATTTTTCACATTATATTGTCATAAAAGGTGCTGATATTATACATCCATATATAATGGATATAAAAAATTATAAACCTGATGAAGTAAAAACTGAAGTAAAAAATTTAAATCAGATTTATCAATACTTCAAAAATAATTCATATAGAAATATTGATTATGCAAGTGAAAAATTTGATGAATATGAAAATTTTATAGAGGAAAATATAGATAAAAATGAATTAGAAGTTGCATTACAAAGAGAGATTTATGAACTGACTAAAGAGTTGGATTTGCAATAAAAGAAATAGAGGATTTTAATAATAAATTTTTGGAAAAAGAAATTTATGAAACAAATTTTTATTTTGAATTAAACAGAGAAATTGTAGAATTATTTGAAAAATTGGGGTTAAACTAAAAAATGTGGAGGAGTGAAATTAAAATGAGAATTAAAAAAATTATTCTGTATTTTTTCGCATTGCAGATAATGATGTTTTCTGAACCAACAAAACTGGATAAAATAATATATTATCGATATTTTCCTCTTATTGAAGATAAATTGAAATCTGGAATGGAAATTCAAAAAATAAGAGGTTATTGCATTCCCGTAGATATGAAATGTACTACTAGAGGAGTGTTTGTGGCAGAAGAAATGGATAGCTGGAAACAAGGGCTAGGAGAAAGCACCCTAAAAAAAATAGATATTGATTTATCAAATTTTAAAAAAACTTTTTTCATAGGCGAATTTAGAAATGATTATCCGTATTTTGAAAATTTGAGGCAAGAGATTTTAAAAGAGAATAAACTAAGAAAAAAAATAGAGAAAATAAAAAAAATGTTATTTATAAATGACATCATGCTCGAAACGGAAATGGGAAGAAGTTCTTATAGCGATTATTATACATTGGGAATTGATTATGAGACACAAACAAAAAAATCTTTTTCGATTATATCATAATAAGAACAGATGAAATTTCACGTCCATTTATAATGGATATAAAAAATTATAAACCTGACGAAGAAAAAATTGAGTTAAAAAATTTGAATCAAATTTATCAATACTTCAAAAATAATCCATATAGAAATCTCGAATACACATTTGAAAAAGTTGGTGAATATGAAAAATTTATAGAAAAAAATATAAATATAAATGAATTTGAAAACATTTTGCAAAGAGAAATTTTTGAACTTACTAAAGAGTTGAATTTAGAATAAAAGAAATAGAAGATTTTAATATTATAAAATAAAAAGATTTAAAACTATTCCTATTTAAGTAAGGTTTAGTACAAGAAAGGAATAAAGAAGTGAAAAAACTTGATGATTTGATAGATGTTTTTGCAAAATTGCCAGGAATTGGTAGAAAAAGTGCAGCTAGAATTGCATTTGATGTACTTGATAGAAGTAAAGCTGATATTGATAGAATGCTTGAAATAATAAAAGATTCACATGCTAATATTAAACATTGTGAAATTTGCGGAAACTTATCTGAAAACGATATTTGTGAAATTTGTGCCAATGAGAAAAGGGACAAGGAAGTGATATGCGTTGTTGAAGGAGTGCGAGATGTAATTGCATTTGAAAAGTCTGAAACTTATAATGGACTTTATCACGTGCTTGGTGGAAAAATTGATCCACTAAATGGAGTTACAATTGAAGATTTGAATTTAAGAAAGCTAATAAATAGGATAAATGGAGATGTAAAGGAAGTTATACTGGCTTTAAATCCTGACTTGGAAGGTGAAACTACAAGCCTATATTTGACAAAATTCCTGAAAGAAAAAAATGTCAAGATTTCTAAAATCGCCAGTGGAATTCCAATGGGTGGAAATATTGAATACACGGATATGGCGACGCTGGGGAGATCGCTTGAGGGTAGAGTTAATGTAGATGATTTAGATTAAGTTGTGTTTAAATATATATGGTTTGAAAATTTGAGAAACAAGTAGACATTTAAAATGTTTAGTGTTATACCAAAACCTATTTAAAATCAAATTATCTTATTTCTTCTTTTTCTATTGAGTTTAAATCCGATGAATACAGTGGATGAAATGATAGATAATGTCCCGTTTTTTTAATTATTTTTCTAATATTCTTGTCATTATTCAAAAAATTCACTTTCCATTGTCTCTCTGTATTTTGTCTGAATTTTTGGGATTTTCATATATTGATTAAGTTTTTCAGGATTAGGCATCTTAAATTTTCTTTTGCACTTTCTTGATAAAAGCCCTCCCTATTTCCTTGTTAAGCTTTATCCATCCGTACAATATGTTGGGATTCATGTTGAATTGAAATAACGTTTTTGTTTTTTCGATTTCATAATAAAATTTAAAATTCTTTTTCTATAATTTTTTTCAGGCTCTTTTTTAAGTGTGGGAGATGTAAAAAGTTTGATAACCTTAAGAAATTCTAAGTATAATAAAGTTTTTAAGATTGTCGAATTTTTTTATCCCATAAGATTTTATCTTGTTATTTTCTCCTTCTACAAATTCATTATTTATATTATATTTTCGTATATTAGACCTGTTTGACAACCTTGCGTAAAGAACAATATCAAGGTATAATAATACTGGTAATAAAATGATAAATAATGTTGAAAGAATAAAGAAACTTAAAGAAGAAAACTATCAGAAAATTTTTGGCATTGAAAAGAACACTTTTGATAAAATGCTGAAATTTTGAACGAGGCATACAGAATTGAACATTTAAGAGGCGGACATCCATCAAAACTGTCTGTTCTTGACAGACTTGTAATCATGCTTTCATGCTATCGTGACTATAGAACTATGGAAAATATTGCCTTTGAATATGGTGTTGCAAAAAGTACTATCTGTGAGAAGGAAAAAACATACGATAAAGGCTCAGATAGTGGCAGACGAAAAGGATTTAAGGATACTCAACGCCTCGTTTTCACACGGGAGCGTTCATGACTTCAGGCTGTTCTGTAGAGGTCGTGTGTATTTTTCAAAAGATGTCCTTTTAATTGCCGACAAGGGATACATAGGCATAGATAAGATACACGTCAACAGCTTGGTGCCTAAAAAATCGACAAAAAAGCATAAATTAACTAAAAAGGATAGAAAATACAATTCAATTATTTCAAGACGTAGAATTTACATAGAACATGTGAACAGGCATATCACGAAATTTAGGATAGTGTCTACACGATATAGAAACAAGAGAAGAAAATTTGCCCTGAGATTTTCGTTAATTTGTGCAATTTATAATTTTCAACTATAGGTTATCGAACAGGTCTATTACTTAATTTCTTTTTTCCTGTTTGATAATGTTTCTATTAACTTAATGTATTCCTTTATCCCTTATCATCCAGTTCGCCTACCTTATGACATGATACTTGTCTGCTATAATATCAGTATGTGGAAGATAGGAGTATACTGTATTTCTAAACTGTATGAACATTTTCATTCCAACTTTCTTTATTCTGTTTGAATGACAGAGCAGTAATTTTCTTATAGTTGATGATTTCTGGTTCAATCAGGACATGGTTTGTATCATATATTACCAATTAATACTTTTATTAGCTTTAAATTCATCAAGATAGACGTTCTCATAGTCCAGTTTCCTTTTTTGAACTTCAATGTCATGAAATATCCTCATGACAGTTGATATGCTTATATTTTCTTCTCTTCTTATCTGAGTGAATGACTTTATCTCTGAAAGCTTCCTTCTTATGCCATCCTTCACTTCATTTGAGATTATACAGTTCCTGTTTCTGCTTTTCTATATGAAGTATAACTCTCCTATTTCTGTAACATAGGCTGCTTACATTAACAGTCCTGTAGTCAGATTCATTCTTCTGTTACAGTGGTTCAGTCTTATATCATATCTTGTTCCGTATACATGATAGATATTACAGACAAGTACAACTTTTTCTATTTTTACTCCTTTTATTTCTGGTCTAAATGTGGTAAAATTATTTTGCATAAATACAAATTTCTTTCTTATGTTCTTTTGGCAAAAACATAATACTATAAAAGAGGCATAATATCATTAAAGCTGCTAAAAATGTCAGAAGATAACCAAAATCTAAAAGAATTGTTAGTATATACAAACGACAGACTTTAAAAATAAAACACAAATTATGTAACATTATTGTGATTACTCTTTTTGTTATGCTTACAAATGTTGAATATTGGGAAGAAATTGAAGAATTTGAAAAACTGTATCTTAAAGCATTAAAAAGATACTTGGAGATTTCTTTCACACGATACTATTCAAAGGATCATGACTACAATAGAGTCTGAAGTTACAGAAGTTCTTTTGACAAAAAGGATGGAACTAAAAATTTTAGGAGAAGATAAAAAAATAAGAAGGATATTGAACATTGACGAAAAATCTTTGAACAGGATGAGAAATAAAAACAATAGCCCATTAGATATAGTATCTTCATATTCAAAAGAAGATGAGATATACTATTCACAAGTAGCAACTGAAGGAAAAGAGAATAAGATAAAAGCGATATTACGTCTGCTTGATAAAATCTCAATAAAAGGATATATAGTCACAATAGACGCAATAGAAACTCAAAAAGAAATCATAAGGAAGATAGGGAAGAAACGGGGATAGGTGCATCAATTTTAGCCACGGAAGCAGACGGGAAAAAACAGAAACATAGAAGATACTACATAATCAATATAGCAGGAGGAGTAGAGGAATTTATAAAAGCAGTAAGGAGATATATCATTAAATGTAAGAAGATATTTAAAATTATTTTTTGATATTATAGAAAAGTTGTTGTTAAAAAATAGATAAATATAAAGAAATAGTTTAAAATATTCATGCGTTTGTCGTGCCTGATTTTTAAAAGATTTGTAAAAATTTATAAAAAATGGTATAATTAAAAAAATTTTAAGAAGGTATTTTGAGTAAGTAATTGTAAAGTTTTTTATTGGGAAAATGATAAAAGATTTTACTATTATTTGCTCCCTTCTTAAAAAAAAGAAATTTTAGGAGGAAAAATGTTTGAAGAGAAAATTTATGGTTTTAATTTAGGAAACCAGAAAATTAAAATAAGTACAGGGAAAATTGCACGTCAAGCTGGGGGATCTGTTGTTGTTCAATGTGGAGGAACAGTACTTTTGGTTACAGCGACTAGAAGTAAGGATGTTAGGGAAGGACAAGATTTTTTCCCTTTAACAGTTGATTATATCGAAAAATTTTATGCATCTGGAAAATTTCCAGGCGGATTTATAAAAAGGGAAACTAAGCCAGGAACTGATGAAATTTTGATTTCAAGATTGATTGACAGACCAATTAGACCTTTATTTCCAGAAGGATTTTTGAATGCAGTACACATTGTAGTTACGGTGCTTTCATATGATGAAGTGAATTATCCTGAAAATCTTGCTACAATTGGAGTTTCTACTGCTTTAGGATTATCAGATATTCCATTTGCAGGAACTGTGGCTGGAGTTACAGTTGGATACATTAATGGAGAATACATCTTAAATCCAACAGGAGAACAATTATTAGAAAGTAAAATTCAATTGTCAGTCGCAGGGACAAAAGACGCTGTAACAATGGTAGAGGCTGGAGCTAAGGAAGTTTCTGAGGAAGTTATGCTGGAAGCGATTATGTTTGGGCATGAAAGAATTAAGGAAATTTGTGTTGAACAGGATAAATTCCTTGCACAATTTGAAATTCAGAAATATGAATTTGAGAAAAAGGAAGTAGATTTTGAAATCAAGGAATTTATTGACAGTTTTGAAAATGAAGTTGAAAAGGCTATAATGACACCAGGTAAACTCGAAAAATATGAAGCGATTGATAACTTAGAAATAGAACTTTTTGAAAAATATGTTCAAAAACTTGAAAATGAAGATAAAGAAATTGATGAAAATCTTGAAAAAGAATTTAAGAAATATTATAGAGATGTGGAAAAAAGACTTGTCAGAGATGCTATTTTATACAAGCAATACCGTGCTGACGGGCGTCAAACTACTGAAATCCGTCCAATTGATGTGGAAATAGATACACTTCCAGTGCCGCATGGTTCTGCATTGTTCACACGTGGAGAAACTCAGGCATTAGTTGTTGCAACACTTGGAAGTAAGGAAGATGAGCAAATTATCGACGGAATGGAAGATGAAACACGTAAAAAATTCTTCCTGCACTATAATTTCCCGCCATATTCAGTTGGAGAAGCAGGATTTATGAGAGCACCAGGAAGACGTGAGCTAGGACACGGAAATTTGGCTGAAAGAGCATTAAAATATGTTATGCCAGATACAGAAAAATTCCCATATACAGTAAGACTTATTTCTGAAATTACAGAATCAAATGGTTCATCATCACAGGCTTCAATTTGTGGAGGGTCTCTTGCATTAATGGCAGCTGGAGTACCAATAAAATCTACAGTTGCAGGAATTGCAATGGGTCTTATAAAAGAAGGAGATACATTTACTGTACTTACTGATATTCAAGGGCTTGAAGATCATCTTGGAGATATGGACTTTAAAGTTGCAGGTACGAAAAATGGAATTACTGCAATTCAAATGGATATAAAAATTGAAGGAATTACAAGAGAAATAATGGAAATCGCTTTAAGACAGGCATTAGAAGGAAGATTGTTCATCATTGATAAGATGGAGGCAGTAATTAGTGAGCCAAGAGCACAAGTTGCTGAAAATGCACCAAAAATTGAGATTATTAAAATTAATCCTGATAAAATTGCTGGGCTTATTGGTCCAGGAGGAAAAGTTATTAGAGCAATTATTGATGAAACTGGAGTTTCGATAGACATTGAAGACGACGGAACTGTTTCGATTTTCGGAAAAGAATCTGAAAATATGAAAAAAGCTTTAGAACTTGTTAAAAGACAAACTCAGTCAGTTGAGTTAAATGAAATTTATGAAGGAAAAGTTACAAAACTGATGAAATTTGGTGCATTTGTGGAAGTGTTGCCAGGAAAAGAAGGACTTTTACATATTTCTGAAATTAGCAATAAGAGAGTGGAAAAAACTGAAGATGCTTTAAAAGAAGGGCAAAATGTCAGAGTCAAGGTAATTTCAATGGAAAGTGAAGATAAATTTAACTTAAGCATGAAGGCATTGCAGCAGCAATAACATTATATTATAAAGGAGCGTGAAAGGTATGAAAATGAATTTACCTAATAAATTAGCCATATTAAGAATAATTCTAGTTATACCATTTGTCATTTTTTTAAGTTTAGCTTTGGAAGTTTCAGATAATACAGCAGTTTCTGTGACGATGAGAGTATTTGCAACGATTATCTTTGTAGGAGCGTCTATAACAGATTATTATGATGGGAAAATTGCAAGAAAATATAACTTGATTACAAATTTAGGAAAACTGCTAGATCCTTTAGCAGATAAAATTCTTGTTATTTCGGCTTTAGTGACACTTGCAAAATTTAGTCAGATTAGCCTATGGTTTGTGATAGTTATAATATTTAGAGAATTAATGATAACAGGGCTTCGTTCAATTGTAGCAGCTGAAGGGGTTGTTATTGCAGCAGAAAGTCTTGGAAAGTGGAAGACTGCGACTCAGATGGTAGCACTTACATTAATAATTTTAATACCTTTCAGTTTTACAATAAATAATATTTTATTACTTATTCCACTTATATTAACAATAGTCTCAGGAGTTGAATATGTTGTAAAATGTAAAAATGTTCTAAATAAATAAAATAATAACCTTTTTAAATTTTTTGGAGGTGTGATTTTGGATATTGTTATAGCAGTGATATTAAAACTGTTTGATTTATATGCTCTTCTTATTTTAGTAAATATTTTGGGAACTTGGATTGATCCATATAATCAAATAGGACTTTTTCAATGGGTAAGAAAAGTTACAGAGCCATATTTACGGATGTTTAAAATAATAATTCCGATTGGAAGTATGAATCTTGATATTTCGGCAATGCTAGGATTAATGATTTTGGAATTGATAAAAGAAATTTTTGTAAGAACCGTTTTGTTAGGCTCATTTTAAATATAAAAATATTAAAATTTTGCTCATTTACTAAATAAAATTTAGAAAAACTAAGATAAAAAAAAATGAGAATATTATTTTTTCTAAGAAAAGAGGAGTAAAATAACTAGCATTATAAAGGTTTTAAAATCTAAAAAATATAAATTTTATGAAAGAGGAGACTTTAAAAGTATGAAATTAAAAAGACTTTTGACCACATCTTTTATGGCGGCAGCACTTACAGCAACAGCTGCAGTTTCAAAAGATACAGATATTTTGCATAATAAGCAAATTGTTCAAAATACAAATATTACAGGAGATATGTACAGTGCGCAAAATGCGTTTTCAGCAGTCTATGAAAAGGCGAAAGATTCAGTTGTAAATATTAGAACTAAGAAAACAATTGTTGTGGAAACTTATAACCCGCTTGAAGCATTTTTATTCGGAACATCTGGGAGAAGACAGCAAAGACGTGAATCAGGAAGTTTAGGTTCAGGATTTATAATTTCAAGTGATGGATATATGATGACAAACAATCACGTTATTGACGGAGCAGATGAAATTTATGTAAAATTATCTGATGGGCATGAATATTTAGCAAAATTAGTTGGAACATCGCCAGAAGTGGATATTGCAATTTTAAAAGTAAATGCAAACAGAACATTTAAACCATTAAAATTTGCCGACTCAGATAATATAAAAATTGGACACTGGGCAATTGCATTTGGTAATCCGTTAGGACTGAACAGTTCGATGACTGTTGGAGTAGTTGGAGCTTCTGGAAGAAGTTCACTTGGAATT
Proteins encoded in this window:
- a CDS encoding DUF4272 domain-containing protein; translation: MGLWNLFKKKKKVQSGVCFSNEKSSIELVKSFLETYADEISRVSTEDGNKLTEKTRKFYFELNDGRKITVVVNPDRNFLLKEKIGIEIFLEKLNLESFRNLSEEELTKYNKLFVTVEAVDKEEMKDEEKLLAKTVNFLGKFHKFIIQKRLNHYHFGNRKMVQNPEKWEVSDFIPPLSEKMFTEYNLEITNNDIERKNKNIDRIKQNSFPYNENMEVNISETNVQICKKWDIIRRIVAIVMIRLAAETYLEKKENGQKELKAIIDIFEKKYEFKQILSEREKNYLENPSDDKELNLEFYFMLETAKMLLWVLSLIDIEFEDFNTFCDVSMFIDGLKYEKLKSFARKCEIRSKNKILDMLDYTYRLNWANVEIKLEGYDRIVNESIVYFSRLALEWVVQDGKNMEEIIIHT
- the pfkA gene encoding 6-phosphofructokinase, with the protein product MKKIAILTSGGDSQGMNTAIRAVTKAAINKGMEVYGIRRGYKGMLEDQIFPLTLLDVSGIADKGGTILLSARLPEFKDPEVRAKAAANLKKYGIDGLVVIGGDGSFHGAHYLYEEHGIKTIGIPGTIDNDVAGTDYTVGYDTALNIILDAISKLKDTATSHERTYLVEVMGRNCGDLALYSAIAGGASGVMIPEAQSSIDKIAEVIKKRRAEGKLYDIIVVAEGVGNIMDIKNELAKKVDTNIRVTILGHIQRGGAPTAFDRILATRLGVRAVELIEEGKGGLMVGIQSEEVTTHKLSYAWENYSKASASDYAIANMLSL
- the pykF gene encoding pyruvate kinase PykF — encoded protein: MKMTKVVCTIGPKTESVEMLTKLVESGMNVMRLNFSHGDFEEHGARIKNIREVMKKTGKEIGILLDTKGPEIRTGKLEGGKDVLLETGKKVTITTDYSFVGNAEKFAVSYPGIVDDLYEGTTVLLDDGLVGLKVESVDKAAGEVHCVITNTGELGETKGVNLPDVSVGLPALAEKDIADLKFGCEQGVDFVAASFIRKASDVAEVRKVLDDNGGKNIQIISKIESQEGVDNFDEILELSDAIMVARGDLGVEVPAEEVPFMQKMMIRKCNKVGKPVITATQMLDSMIRNPRPTRAEAGDVANAILDGTDAVMLSGESAKGKYPVEAVKMMATISKRTDEFKKFKTVETPDGSEISVTEAISSGAVSTSHALDAKLIVCWTKTGRAPRMIRKYGPTVPIIALTDNEQTARQLALVRGVRAYVAKGLDKTDDFFTKAREIAANHEEANKGDLVVMVTGISKEGTTNTFRVERVGE
- the recR gene encoding recombination mediator RecR, which codes for MKKLDDLIDVFAKLPGIGRKSAARIAFDVLDRSKADIDRMLEIIKDSHANIKHCEICGNLSENDICEICANEKRDKEVICVVEGVRDVIAFEKSETYNGLYHVLGGKIDPLNGVTIEDLNLRKLINRINGDVKEVILALNPDLEGETTSLYLTKFLKEKNVKISKIASGIPMGGNIEYTDMATLGRSLEGRVNVDDLD
- a CDS encoding transposase family protein; translation: MADEKDLRILNASFSHGSVHDFRLFCRGRVYFSKDVLLIADKGYIGIDKIHVNSLVPKKSTKKHKLTKKDRKYNSIISRRRIYIEHVNRHITKFRIVSTRYRNKRRKFALRFSLICAIYNFQL
- a CDS encoding transposase, producing MNQKSSTIRKLLLCHSNRIKKVGMKMFIQFRNTVYSYLPHTDIIADKYHVIR